The proteins below are encoded in one region of Rhododendron vialii isolate Sample 1 chromosome 7a, ASM3025357v1:
- the LOC131334819 gene encoding uncharacterized protein LOC131334819 isoform X2 has product MATSAFKSTSRRATASERSPDKNAPIRRSHSVSALSRTHHRHHHLPQHDVASEFSNKRDNPLFWTSASPPDDKEVGSSAAAAETGSAERGRSVVRNSDLVGKKVVESGKKKDVPGRSLSRVDTGRRRRSVSRSHYAAYESEVERDSVVLLNSRSKVSSDVGANRGKKDNLVRNAADMRGRSTDRQPLKPKDTSASYLQVPNGEDGISAGSFLEAEEKTIKAVCEQMKGDQMGRGDTAANGIYETVRSEVRRAISDIQNDLGSVIQRNNATSIACTNVADIPPDLVNPGAVELVLDIRREYATKFEESQERATKLRADLAVEEHRGQELSRILKEILPDPKTNSVQKSRPRRKHSSERTKMSKRLTEEAMTFFDECVSISTFDSSDFSAPEDLPLNSVGTPTPVCGIASLAQGSPSISSTGCLDYKQESAGRVMHSQMDSSLTAGSSTDEPMINQASLSGGNNAELGRKSRFSFSRKPTENAGLRLDITNYIKNIEKEYENGGSNSETSKSNYYDGLFHGYTENLLFDRVLLKNQIDSGSLHLCGGGLAVSFSPLGSNR; this is encoded by the exons ATGGCTACATCAGCCTTCAAGTCCACCTCCAGAAGAGCAACCGCCTCCGAGCGCTCCCCGGACAAAAACGCCCCAATCCGACGGTCCCACAGCGTTAGCGCCTTGTCCAGaacccaccaccgccaccaccatctTCCCCAACACGACGTCGCTTCCGAGTTCTCGAACAAGAGGGACAACCCTCTTTTCTGGACCAGCGCCTCTCCGCCGGATGACAAGGAGGTTGGAAGCTCCGCCGCCGCGGCCGAAACCGGCTCCGCGGAGAGGGGCAGATCGGTCGTTAGGAACTCCGATCTCGTTGGCAAGAAAGTTGTTGAGAGCGGGAAGAAGAAGGACGTGCCGGGTCGGAGTTTGTCCAGGGTGGATACGGGGCGGCGGCGGCGCTCCGTTTCCAGGAGCCATTATGCAGCGTATGAG AGTGAAGTGGAACGAGACTCTGTTGTCTTATTAAATTCTCGAAGCAAAGTTAGTTCGGATGTGGGTGCTAATAGAGGGAAGAAAGATAACTTAGTTAGAAATGCAGCTGATATGCGAGGAAGGTCCACAGATCGTCAACCTCTCAAGCCTAAAGATACTTCTGCT TCTTATTTGCAAGTACCGAATGGTGAAGATGGAATCTCTGCTGGTTCTTTTTTGGAAGCCGAAGAGAAGACTATTAAAGCAGTTTGTGAACAGATGAAG GGAGACCAGATGGGAAGAGGTGACACTGCTGCAAATGGAATATATGAGACCGTTCGATCTGAAGTAAGACGTGCCATCTCAGATATCCAAAATGACCTTGGAAGC GTAATCCAAAGGAACAATGCTACCAGTATTGCATGCACAAATGTTGCTGATATTCCTCCAGATTTGGTTAATCCTGGGGCTGTTGAACTAGTCTTGGACATCAGAAGGGAATACGCTACGAAGTTTGAGGAG TCCCAAGAACGGGCTACTAAACTTAGAGCAGATCTGGCTGTAGAGGAGCACCGGGGACAAGAGTTGAGTAGAATACTCAAAGAGATACTTCCAGATCCAAAGACAAATAGTGTGCAGAAATCTCGTCCAAGAAGAAAG CATAGCAGTGAAAGAACAAAGATGTCAAAGCGCCTGACAGAAGAAGCCATGACCTTTTTTGACGAGTGCGTGTCCATATCAACTTTTGACAGTTCTGATTTCTCAGCACCGGAAGATCTGCCTCTAAATTCAGTTGGCACTCCTACACCAGTGTGTGGGATTGCATCTTTAGCCCAAGGTAGCCCAAGCATTTCAAGCACTGGTTGCCTCGACTATAAGCAG GAATCAGCTGGTCGTGTCATGCATAGCCAAATGGATTCTAGTTTAACTGCTGGCAGCAGCACTGATGAACCCATGATAAATCAAGCAAGTTTAAGTGGAGGAAACAACGCAGAATTGGGTCGGAAATCAAGATTCTCCTTCAGTCGGAAACCAACTGAAAATGCTGGGCTCCGACTAGACATTACAAActacattaaaaacattgaaaaaGAGTATGAAAATGGTGGCAGCAATTCAGAGACCTCAAAATCAAACTACTATGATGGGCTGTTTCATGGTTACACGGAAAACTTGTTGTTTGACAGGGTACTGTTAAAGAACCAAATAGACTCTGGGAGTTTGCATCTGTGTGGTGGAGGTTTGGCAGTTTCGTTTTCTCCTTTGGGCTCTAATCGTTGA
- the LOC131334819 gene encoding uncharacterized protein LOC131334819 isoform X1, translating to MATSAFKSTSRRATASERSPDKNAPIRRSHSVSALSRTHHRHHHLPQHDVASEFSNKRDNPLFWTSASPPDDKEVGSSAAAAETGSAERGRSVVRNSDLVGKKVVESGKKKDVPGRSLSRVDTGRRRRSVSRSHYAAYESEVERDSVVLLNSRSKVSSDVGANRGKKDNLVRNAADMRGRSTDRQPLKPKDTSASYLQVPNGEDGISAGSFLEAEEKTIKAVCEQMKTIQGDQMGRGDTAANGIYETVRSEVRRAISDIQNDLGSVIQRNNATSIACTNVADIPPDLVNPGAVELVLDIRREYATKFEESQERATKLRADLAVEEHRGQELSRILKEILPDPKTNSVQKSRPRRKHSSERTKMSKRLTEEAMTFFDECVSISTFDSSDFSAPEDLPLNSVGTPTPVCGIASLAQGSPSISSTGCLDYKQESAGRVMHSQMDSSLTAGSSTDEPMINQASLSGGNNAELGRKSRFSFSRKPTENAGLRLDITNYIKNIEKEYENGGSNSETSKSNYYDGLFHGYTENLLFDRVLLKNQIDSGSLHLCGGGLAVSFSPLGSNR from the exons ATGGCTACATCAGCCTTCAAGTCCACCTCCAGAAGAGCAACCGCCTCCGAGCGCTCCCCGGACAAAAACGCCCCAATCCGACGGTCCCACAGCGTTAGCGCCTTGTCCAGaacccaccaccgccaccaccatctTCCCCAACACGACGTCGCTTCCGAGTTCTCGAACAAGAGGGACAACCCTCTTTTCTGGACCAGCGCCTCTCCGCCGGATGACAAGGAGGTTGGAAGCTCCGCCGCCGCGGCCGAAACCGGCTCCGCGGAGAGGGGCAGATCGGTCGTTAGGAACTCCGATCTCGTTGGCAAGAAAGTTGTTGAGAGCGGGAAGAAGAAGGACGTGCCGGGTCGGAGTTTGTCCAGGGTGGATACGGGGCGGCGGCGGCGCTCCGTTTCCAGGAGCCATTATGCAGCGTATGAG AGTGAAGTGGAACGAGACTCTGTTGTCTTATTAAATTCTCGAAGCAAAGTTAGTTCGGATGTGGGTGCTAATAGAGGGAAGAAAGATAACTTAGTTAGAAATGCAGCTGATATGCGAGGAAGGTCCACAGATCGTCAACCTCTCAAGCCTAAAGATACTTCTGCT TCTTATTTGCAAGTACCGAATGGTGAAGATGGAATCTCTGCTGGTTCTTTTTTGGAAGCCGAAGAGAAGACTATTAAAGCAGTTTGTGAACAGATGAAG ACAATACAGGGAGACCAGATGGGAAGAGGTGACACTGCTGCAAATGGAATATATGAGACCGTTCGATCTGAAGTAAGACGTGCCATCTCAGATATCCAAAATGACCTTGGAAGC GTAATCCAAAGGAACAATGCTACCAGTATTGCATGCACAAATGTTGCTGATATTCCTCCAGATTTGGTTAATCCTGGGGCTGTTGAACTAGTCTTGGACATCAGAAGGGAATACGCTACGAAGTTTGAGGAG TCCCAAGAACGGGCTACTAAACTTAGAGCAGATCTGGCTGTAGAGGAGCACCGGGGACAAGAGTTGAGTAGAATACTCAAAGAGATACTTCCAGATCCAAAGACAAATAGTGTGCAGAAATCTCGTCCAAGAAGAAAG CATAGCAGTGAAAGAACAAAGATGTCAAAGCGCCTGACAGAAGAAGCCATGACCTTTTTTGACGAGTGCGTGTCCATATCAACTTTTGACAGTTCTGATTTCTCAGCACCGGAAGATCTGCCTCTAAATTCAGTTGGCACTCCTACACCAGTGTGTGGGATTGCATCTTTAGCCCAAGGTAGCCCAAGCATTTCAAGCACTGGTTGCCTCGACTATAAGCAG GAATCAGCTGGTCGTGTCATGCATAGCCAAATGGATTCTAGTTTAACTGCTGGCAGCAGCACTGATGAACCCATGATAAATCAAGCAAGTTTAAGTGGAGGAAACAACGCAGAATTGGGTCGGAAATCAAGATTCTCCTTCAGTCGGAAACCAACTGAAAATGCTGGGCTCCGACTAGACATTACAAActacattaaaaacattgaaaaaGAGTATGAAAATGGTGGCAGCAATTCAGAGACCTCAAAATCAAACTACTATGATGGGCTGTTTCATGGTTACACGGAAAACTTGTTGTTTGACAGGGTACTGTTAAAGAACCAAATAGACTCTGGGAGTTTGCATCTGTGTGGTGGAGGTTTGGCAGTTTCGTTTTCTCCTTTGGGCTCTAATCGTTGA
- the LOC131334820 gene encoding ethylene-responsive transcription factor WRI1: protein MKRSPSSNSCSSSSSSCVVHSNLQIDKKPKTKRVRSSKKKKNLDDPGSTNNAAAAAVSRRSSIYRGVTRHRWTGRFEAHLWDKSTWNSIQNKKGRQIYLGAYDNEEAAAHTYDLAALKYWGIGTTLNFPIDTYTKELEEMEKLTKEEYLASLRRRSSGFSRGVSKYRGVARHHHNGKWEARIGRVFGNKYLYLGTYSTQEEAAAAYDMAAIEYRGANAVTNFDISSYADRLKTKALLPAPHDQDDHNQPPQQQNPNFFTQEDEGEEEDKQLILVQPQLPPNLCHDLPTPNSIDSSEMEHDHPWDLCLDASVFNPLSVPDLIPLEKAGDLPPEYMFDSDYKSFEDNIDFMMFDVLTSNETTSDYFNPDSLFEITAGGFDMEADSFMGKEEEEEGANGHRVSGTSPPPSSSSSTTTT, encoded by the exons ATGAAGAGGTCGCCTTCTTCTAattcttgctcttcttcttcgtcttcgtGCGTTGTTCATTCTAATctccaaatagacaaaaaaCCCAAGACCAAGCGCGTCAGATCttccaagaagaagaaaaatctcGACGATCCAGGTAGTACAAAtaatgctgctgctgctgctgttagTAGAAGAAGTTCCATTTACAGGGGGGtcacaag GCACAGATGGACGGGGAGATTTGAAGCACACCTGTGGGATAAGAGTACTTGGAATAGCATTCAAAACAAGAAAGGACGACAAA TTTATTTGG GGGCATATGACAATGAAGAAGCTGCAGCTCATACCTACGATCTCGCAGCTCTTAAGTATTGGGGGATCGGCACTACATTGAATTTTCCG ATTGATACATACACCAAGGAGCTTGAGGAAATGGAGAAATTGACCAAGGAAGAATATTTAGCTTCACTAAGGCGGCGGAGCAGCGGATTCTCTAGGGGCGTCTCCAAGTACCGTGGTGTGGCAAG GCACCATCATAATGGGAAATGGGAGGCACGAATAGGGCGAGTTTTCGGAAACAAGTACTTGTACCTTGGAACTTACA GTACTCAAGAAGAAGCGGCAGCAGCATACGACATGGCAGCCATAGAGTACAGAGGGGCAAATGCTGTGACCAATTTCGACATCAGCAGCTACGCCGACCGTTTGAAGACGAAGGCCCTACTTCCCGCCCCACATGATCAAGACGATCATAATCAGCCCCCGCAACAACAAAATCCCAACTTCTTCACACAAGAagatgaaggagaagaagaagataaacaaCTAATATTGGTCCAACCCCAGTTACCCCCAAACTTATGTCATGACCTCCCCACTCCTAACTCCATCGACTCGTCCGAAATGGAACATGACCACCCTTGGGACCTCTGTTTGGATGCTAGCGTATTCAATCCCCTCTCGGTTCCCGACCTAATTCCCCTCGAAAAAGCAGGCGACCTACCACCAGAGTACATGTTTGATAGCGACTACAAGAGTTTCGAGGATAATATTGACTTCATGATGTTTGATGTACTGACGTCGAATGAAACCACCTCGGATTACTTCAACCCGGATAGTCTCTTTGAAATCACAGCCGGCGGATTCGACATGGAGGCTGATAGTTTCATGGgtaaggaggaggaggaggagggcgcGAATGGGCATCGAGTATCGGGTACTTCTCCGCCT